The Alistipes finegoldii DSM 17242 DNA segment ACAAGTATGAAAAAGATATTATTGATGTGTCTGTCCCTGCTGCTGTTCGCGTCAGCTCTGGTCTCCTGCGAGGATTGGACGGAGCCCGAAAGCAAGGTGTTCCTCAAGGGCGACGGGCACGACGACGCCTATTACGCCGCCCTGCGCAAATGGAAGGCGGAGACCGATTACGACATGGCATGGGGATGGTTCGGCGGTTGGGGCGCCAACGCCACCAACCTCAAGAACTCGCTCCGGGGCCTTCCCGACAGCCTCTATCTGGCGGCCATCTGGGGCCGGTGGCGTCCCAGCGTCCTGACCGACGCCATGAAGGCCGACATGGAGTATGTCCAGCGGGTAAAAGGCACCAAAGTGGTGTGCACCACCATTACCGGCTGGGTGGGAGTCGACGTGATCGGAGGCGATTACCAGAACAACCCCCAGAAAGAGGAGTATTTCGGCTGGAAGCCCGAATGGGACACTCCGTCGGGCTGGCGGGCCGCCGACGGCACCGACGAACGGGCCGCTCAGGAAGCCTCCATCCGCAAATACGCCCGCATGCTCGCCGACAGCGTTTATACGGGCGGCTACAGCGGCATCGACTTGGACTACGAGCCGAACGTCGGCGGAGCCGGCTGCAAACGCGAGCTATCCAACCGCGACAACTTCTACATCTTCGTGGACGAGCTGGGCAAATACCTCGGACCGAAATCGGGCACGGACAAACTGCTGGTCATCGACGGAGAGATCAACGCCGTCGAAGGCCGCTGCATGCCCTATTTCGACTACTTCATCTGGCAGGCGTACAGCACCTCCTCCGATTCGGGACTCAACACCTACATCAGCACGGTGATCCGGAACGGTTCGGGATACATGGAGCCGGAAGAGCTGATCCGCAAGCTCTACACCACGGTCAACTTCGAACAATATGCCGCCGAGGGCGGCGGCTCCTACACGGGCGGCATCAACCGGCTTCTGGGGCAGGCTCTCTGGAAACCCACATGGGAGGGCAAGACCTACCGCAAGGGCGGATTCGGCTCCTACCACATCGAATACGAATATTATCTGTCCGGCAAATCGGGCTTCTATCCGTGGACCCGGCAGGCCATCAACGCCGTACATCGGTCCGAGAACGAAGAAGAGGTTCCGAACGAATAACCGAATAAAACCACTGCAATGAAAATCAAGGCATTTTATTTATCGGCCGTCGCAGCGATCGTGACGGGACTCGTGTCCTGCGACAACGCCGAACTCAAATACGACGACGTAACGGGCCCCGGCAGACTCTTCCTGAACGAAGCGGTCGGAACAGCCAAATCGGTCTCGTTCGTCATTCCCGACGACGGCAGCGTCTACACGGTCACGCCCCGCATCTCGAAACCGCTGGGCAGGGATCTGAAACTCACCGTATACGTGGACGAGAAGGCCCTCGACGAGTACAACAAACAGAACAACACCTCCTACACACTGCTTCCGAACACCAACTACGAATTCGAAAGCAGCGCGGTGATCCCCGCAGGCAAGGTCGTCTCCAACCCGGTGACAATCACCCTGCATCCGCTCACCACGGAGCAGAACAAGACGGGATTCGTCCATGCGCTGCCCATCGCCGTAAAGGCCGAAGGGGATGCCATGCAGGTGCTCGAAGGCGCCGACGCATTCGTCTTGGCCGCAACGCCGGTTCCCTATTCGAACGTAGTCGAGATCACGGGCAACAGCTATCTGCAAACACGCTTCGCCGAAGATTACAAACTCTCGTCGTGGACCTTCGAAACGCTGTTCAACCCCAGTCAGATCTACACCGGCAACACGACGACATGGCTCGCGTCGGCCATCGGATACTACGAGCAGGGCGGCACGAAGATCATTCAGGACGGCTTCATGCTCCGTCTGGGCGACAGCGGCGGCGGCACGAAGAACAGCCTGATCAACGGCATGGTCAGCCGCTCCGGCAAACAGATCTCCTCCATCCCGCTCCAGTCGAACATCTGGCACCATATCGCCATCGTGTGCGACGAAGGTGACATCACGCTCTACGTGAACGGCAACGTCGGCTACACGGCCAAATCGGGCTATGCCGCGACGCAGTTCTACGCCCTGAACGGCATCCGCTTCGGTAACGAATCCGCTTCCGGCAACCTCGGAAGCCTGCGTTACCGTTACTGTCAGGTCCGGTTCTGGTCCGTAGCGCGCAGCGTCGAGGAGCTGAACAACAACCGCTATGCGGTTCCGGCCGACACGCCGGGTCTGCTGGGCTACTGGAAACTCAACGAGTACACCGAAGGCAAGGCGATGGTTCCGGGCTCCACGGTAAAATGCATCGAAGAGGACACTCCGATGACGGAAACGGAGACCTACCTCTTCAAAGACGCCACGGGCAAACAGCCCGACGCCCTCATCCACCGGGCGTCCGCAAACACCCCCTACATCTTCACCCCGGACAAACGCATCGAGGTGGGATATACATGGGACGGCGTTCTCGCCCAATAACCGTCCGAACGAAACGAGCCTCCCCGTAAAACCGAATTTACGGGGAGGCGGTTTCTAATGACCACTTTCCTGAAAAACCGTGACATGAAATTTTCATTCCACCTGCTGCTGGCCTGCATCGCGCTCACGGCCTGCGGCGAGAGCGGCAAAACGACCGCCGATTACCGGATCGTGCCGTGCCCCGGCGAAATCGCGCCCGGCGACGGCGGCGATTTCGAACTGGACGCCCGCACCCGGATCGTATGCACCGGCGACAACGACGGCATGCGCGCCAATGCGGAGTTTCTCGCCGGATATGTCGAATCGGTCGTCGGCTCGGCCCCCGAAATCACCGGTCCGGACGGCCTTTGCGACGACGGCAGGGCAGTCATCCTGCGGGCCGACGCGCCGGGCAAAGGCGGCGAAGCGTACGAAATAGAGGTTTCCGAGAACCGCATCACCGTCAGCGGAGAGTCCGACGCCGGCGTGTTCTACGGCATCCAGACGCTCCGCAAGGCGATGGGCGCCGCAAAAGCAGCCAAAGTGCTTTTCCCGGCGGTCCGCATCGCCGACGAACCGTATCTGGGCTACCGGGGCGTGATGCTCGACGTGGGGCGCACGTTCTATCCCGTCGAAGAGGTGAAGCGGATCATCGATCTGGCGGCGCTGCACAACCTCAACGTCTTCCACTGGCACCTGACCGACGATCAGGGGTGGCGGATCGAGATCGACGCCTATCCCCGCCTGACGGAAACCGGGGCTTTCCGCCGCGACACGACGCTCGCAGGCGAGCCGGGCACCTTCGGCGGCTACTACACCAAACGGCAGATCCGCGACATCGTCGAGTATGCCGCACGCCGGTATATCGAGGTCGTTCCGGAGATCGACATGCCGGGCCACATGACGGCGGCGCTCGCCTCCTACCCCGAACTCGGATGCACGGGCGGCCCGTACGTCATCACCTCGCAGCCGGGCGTGCGCCGCGACATCCTCTGCGCGGGCAATCCCGCGGTCTTCGATTTCGTGGAAAAGGTCCTCGAAGAGGTGATCGGACTCTTCCCCTCGAAGTACATCCACATCGGGGGCGACGAATCGCCGCGCACGCGGTGGCGGGAGTGTCCCGAATGCCAGTCGCTGATCCGCAGGGCGGGGCTGAAAGCCGACACCCGCCACAGCGCCGAAGACAAGCTTCAGGGCTACTTCAACACCCGGATCGAGGAGTTCCTCGCACGCCACGGGCGGCGGCTGATCGGCTGGGACGAAATCGTGGACGGCGGCATGTCGCCCGACGCTACGGTCATGTCGTGGCGCGGAACGGCAGGCGGCATCCGGGCCGCCGACGAGGGTTTCGACGTCATCATGTCGCCCAACTCGTCGCTTTACTTCGACTATTACCAGTCGGCGAACATCGACACCGAACCGCCGACCATCGGCGGTTATATTCCGCTGAAAAAGGTCTACGACACCGAACCCGTTCCCGAAGAGCTGACGCCGGAGCAGGCCCGTCACATTATCGGCGTGCAGGCCAACGTGTGGACGACCTACATGCGGACCGATACGATTCTGGAACACATGCTGCTGCCCCGGCTGGCGGCGCTCGCGGAAAGGGCGTGGTCGGACAGGGAGAAGGATTTCACGGACTTCATGGAGCGGCTCGACCGGCTCGTCGGGTTCTACGACCGCGACGGCTACAGCCACTTCCCCTATTTCTACGACATAACCGGCGCCTTCACCGCGGATTACGGCCGCAAGGCGGTGGGGATGACCCTTTCGTCGCTGCCCGGAGCGGACATCCGCTACACGCTGGACGGCAGCGAGCCGACGGAAGAGTCGCCCCTCTGCACCGACACGGTGTGGATCGGATCGCCGACGGCGGTCCGGGCGGTCGCCGTCCTGCCCGACGGACGGCGCAGCGAACCCTTCCGCGAGGAGGTGACTTTCAACAAGGCCACCATGAAGCCGATCCGGCTGCTGACCGCTCCGCATCCCAAATACGCGGCCGCCGCGCTCAACGACGGCCTGCGGGGCAAGCGGGTCTTCACCTACGGCAACTGGGCGGGCTGGCAGGACGACGACATGGAGGCCGTGATCGACCTCGGACGGCAGGAGGAGATCGCGCAGGTGGCGTTCAACGCCCTGCTGGACTACGGGTCGCACATCATGGACGCCGCAGGAGCGAAGGTATGGGTTTCGGACGACGGCGAAACATTCCGCGAGGTATACGGCGAGCACTATCCGGAAATTCCTTACGGTGCCGTCAAACGCATTTTGCGCCACGAAGCGAACTTCTCCCCGGCGCTCCGGGCCCGCTACGTGAAACTGCGGGTCATGCGCTCCAAACAGCTTCCCGAAGCTTATTTCGACCGGAATCTGCGTCCGTTTCTGTTTATCGACGAAATTTACGTATATTAGCAGTATGGATACACGCGGATTCAAATTATGCGCGGCCGCCGTCGGAATTCTCCCCGTGACCGCAGGATGCACGGACCGAGCGCCGCAGGAGCATCCCAATATTCTCTTCATTCTCTCGGACGACCACACCTCGCAGAGCTGGGGCATTTACGGCGGCATTCTGGCGCCGTACGCCGCCAACGACAACATCGCCCGCCTTGCCGCCGAAGGGTGCGTGCTGGACAACGCGTTCTGCACCAACTCGATCTCGGTGCCGAGCCGGGCCGCGATCCTCACCGGGCAGTACAGCCACCTGAACGGCGTCTACACGCTCGACGACGCACTGCGCCCCGAACAGGACAACATCGCCAAGCGGCTGCAGCAGGCCGGCTACCGGACGGCGCTGGTCGGCAAATGACATCTGAAAAAGGAACTGGCGGGATTCGACTATTACAGCGTTTTCCACGATCAGGGCACCTACCGCGACCCGGTATTCAAGACGGCCGAAAACTGGATGGACGACGACAAGGGCGTAGGCGGTGCGGTGGAAAAGGGATTCTCGACCGATCTGGTGACCGACAAGGCGATCCGCTGGATCAAAGAGCGGGACCGGACGAAGCCCTTTTCGGTGTTCTGCCACTTCAAGGCCACGCACGAACCGTGCGATTTCCCGGAGCGGTTCGCGCACCTTTACGACGGCGTGAGGTTCCCCGAACCGGAAAACCTGCTCGAATTCGGCCCCGCGAAGTCGGGCCGCACGTTCGCGGGCCAGCCGCTCGAAACGATGGCATGGCGCTGGAACAAGGCCTACACCGATCCGGAGAACTGGTGGACCTACTACCCCGAACTGCCTTTCTGCGGCGTCGAGGGCGATTCGGTCGCCAACCGCCGGGCCATCTATCAGAAGCTCGTCCGCGACTACCCGCGCTGCGCCGCGGCGATCGACGACAACATCGGCCGTCTGCTCCGCACGCTCGACGAAGAGGGGCTGGCGGAGAATACGGTCGTGATCTACGTCTCGGATCAGGGTTACTTCCTCGGAGAGCACGGATTCTTCGACAAGCGGATCATGTACGAGGAACCGCTGCGCATGCCCTTCGTGATCCGCTACCCGAAGGAGATTCCGGCCGGAACCCGCAACGGGGACATCGTCACCAACGTCGATTTCGCATCGCTGCTGGCCGACTATGCCGGAGCCGAACCGCCGCAGCAGGCGCAGGGCCGCAGTTTCCGGAGCAACCTCGCGGGCGACACGCCGCAGGAGTGGCCCCGCAGCATGTATTACCGTTACTGGACCCAGCACGAAATACGCCCGGCGCACATGGGCATCCGCAACGACCGTTACAAGCTGATCTTCTTCTACGGCGACCGGCTCGGCATGACCGGCTCGGACGACTGCGTCTCGACGCCCTCGTGGGAGTTCTACGACCTCCGGACCGATCCGCACGAGAACCGGAACCAGTACGGCAACCCGGCCTATACGGAAGTGATCGGAGCGATGAAACGCGAGATGCTCGAACTGCGCCGACAATACAAGGACACCGACGAAGGGTCGGCGCGCATGCGGGAGATCATGGAGACCCATTACGCCCCCGAAAGCGCAAAACACTAACCGTCAGGATTAAAAAACAAAACCGAACATGAAATACCTACCCATTCTGCCGGCGGCCGCGGCCGCCGCAGGGATCGTCTCGTGCGGCACGGAGCCGAAACAACCCGATTACGTCAATTTCATCCTCATCAACCTCGACGACGCCGGAAACGGAGACTTCTCCTTCTCCGGAGCCTTGGGCTACAAAACCCCGAACATCGACCGGCTGGCCCTCGAAGGGATGCGGTACACCAACTTCTACGCCGCGCAGCCCATCAGCGGCGCATCCCGCGCAGGACTGCTCACGGGGTGCTACCCCAACCGCATCGGCTTCGCCCATGCGCCCAATCCGGGCTGCCCCTACGGCATCAGCGACGAGGAGGAGACCATCGCCGAAGTGCTCAAGAAACGCGACTACGCCACGGCGATCTTCGGCAAATGGCACCTCGGCGACGCCAAGAAGTTCCTGCCTCTGCAGCACGGGTTCGACGAGTGGTACGGACTGCCCTACTCGAACGACATGTGGCCCTACCACCCCAAGTGGAAATTCCCCGACCTGCCGACCTACGAAGGCAACGAGATACTGGGCTACAACCTCGACCAGACCACGCTCACCACGGACTATACCGAACGAAGCGTGAAGTTCATCCGCGAGAACAGGGAGCGCCCCTTCTTCCTCTATCTGGCCCACTCGATGCCGCACGTGCCGCTGGCCGTCTCGGACAAATTCAAGGGCAAAAGCGAACAGGGGCTTTACGGCGACGTGATGATGGAGCTGGACTGGAGCGTCGGCGAGGTGCTCCGGACGCTCGAAGAGCTGGGGCTGGAGCGCAATACGCTGGTGATCTTCACCTCGGACAACGGTCCGTGGATCGCCTACGGCAACCATGCCGGATCGACCGGAGGCCTGCGCGAAGCCAAGGCCACGACCTTCAACGGAGGACTCCGCGTGCCGCTTATCGCCCGCTGGAAAGGGACGATACCCGCGGGTACGGTCTGCGAACGGCTGGCCTCGAACATCGACCTGCTGCCGACCTTCGCCCAGATCGCCCAAGCGCCGCTGCCCGCACACAAGATCGACGGCGTGAGCATGCTGCCGCTGCTCGAAGACCCCGACGCGGCGCCGGTCCGCGACGCGCTCTGTCTCTATTATCAGGACAACAGTCTCGAAGCCGTGACCGACGGCACCTATAAATTGATTTTCCCGCACGACTACCTCGCCTACGGGACGCCCGGCGACGACGGCATGCCCGGCGAGATGATCCCACGCCGTGTCGAGGAAAAGGAGCTGTACGACATGCGGCGCGATCCGGGCGAACGCTGCAACGTGCTGTCGCAGCACCCCGAAATCGCTGAAAAACTGGAAGCGGTCGCCGAACGGTACCGTGCGGAGCTGGGCGACGACCTGACGGGCTGCGAAGGCACCGGACGGCGCAAGCCGGGATACAGATAATCCCGGCAACGACGGCCGGCAGAAACCGTCCCGGAGAGAGGCCGGGCAACGCGAATCCCGCGAAACAGCCCGGTCCGCCAAACAGCCGACTTGCCGGATACGCCCGGACGGTTTTTACCGGACCGGAGCGCTTTCCGCACCATCATCCGTCCCGAACCGCCCCGGACCGAACGGCTATCCGAACCGCACGGACAACCGGATTGCACGCCGGCCGGACCGAGACACGCCTTCGGACAAAAACAAAGGGCGCTGCATGTCAGCGCCCTCATTTATCTTTTAAGCCTCGCCCATCTTCGGTCCCGTCTCGGAAGCCGGCGAAGGGGTCGGAATCTCGATCTTGCCCACGTTGCTCTCGTAGCGGACGATGTTTTCCTGCAGCGAACGCAACAGCCGTTTGGCATGTTCAGGCGTAAGGATGATGCGGCTTTTGACACGCGCCTTCTGCACGCCGGGCAGCACCGCGGCGAAGTCGATGATGAACTCCGAGGTGGAGTGGGAGATGATCGCCAGATTCGAATAGTTGCCCTGAGCGATCGTATCGTCGAGTTCGAGGTCGATCCCGAATTGTTTCATTTCTGCCATAGGCCCGATTGTTGTTTATGCAAAAATACTGACTAACAAGTACCGATATACAACTATGCGGCCAAAGTTTTCGATATTTTATCAACATATCGGCCATTTCAGACAATCCGGCGCGCCCTTTTTTTGCCTCCCTTTGGCGGATGTCCGAGGTTTTTAGTATCTTTGCTCACTGAAAACTCCGCAACAAGCGAAAATGGGATTTGAATTTCTGGACGTTATGTTCCGCGGCATCTGCGTGGGTGTCGCCGCATCGATCACCGTCGGCCCCGTAGCCGTGCTCTGCATCCAGCGCACGCTGTCGAAAAGCCGCCGTTCGGGGATCGTATCGGGTTTGGGCGTCGCCTGCGCCGACACTTTCATGGCCATGGCGGCGCTGTTCTTCTATTCGATGCTCCAGACCCAGATCGAGCAGTACAACACGCTGCTGCGCGTGATCGGCGGCATCTTCGTGGTGATCGTCGGCGTCTACATCTTCGCCCAGAACCCCGTCCCCCAGATCCGCCGCAACCGCGCGGGCAAAACCTCGCTGTGGCAGGATTTCGCCTCGATCTTCGGGCTTACGATCGCCAACTTCATCATGGTCATCCCCTATATCCTCGCCTTCTTCGCCGTCTTCAAGATTTCGGGCGGCGACATCTCGCACGAGGGAGTGGGAGGATTCATCCGCGCGGCGTTCACCATCGCGGGATTCTTCGGCGGCGCCGCGGCATGGTGGACGATGCTGGCTTTCGTCATCAACCTCTTCCGCCGCCGTTTCCGCCCCCGCCACATGCTGACGATCAACCACGTCGCGGGCCTTATCATCGGCATACTGGGTATTTACACGATACTTTCAACATTCCTTGATATATTCCCCAATGTCGGATACTAAACACAAGATCATAATCGCCGTAGACGGATTCTCGTCGTGCGGAAAGAGCACGTTCGCCAAAGCCATCGCCCGGCGTCTGGGCTACATTTTCATCGACACGGGCGCCATGTACCGCGCCGTGACGCTCTATGCGCTCGAACACGGAGCGATCCGTTCGGGCATCGTCGACGAAGACGCGGTCGTCGGGCTGCTCGACCAAATTACGATCACGTTCCGGTTCAATCCCGAACGCGGCGCCAGCGACATCTACGTGAACGGCGATCTGGCGGAGGGCAAAATCCGGACGATCGAGGTCAGCAACTGCGTGAGCCAAGTGAGCGCCATTCCGGCCGTGCGCCGCAAGCTGGTGGCCATGCAGCAGGAGATGGGACGCCGCCGCGGCGTGGTGATGGACGGCCGCGACATCGGCACGGTGGTATTCCCCGACGCCGAACTGAAGATTTTCATGACGGCCGACCCCAAGGTGCGGGCCTGCCGCCGTTACGACGAACTGCGCGCCAAGGGCGACGACGTATCGCTGGAGGAGATCGAGCGCAATGTCCGCGAGCGCGACAAGGCCGACATGAGCCGTGCCATATCGCCCCTGCGGCAGGCCGACGACGCTGTCGTGCTGGACAACAGCTGCATGACGGTCGAGCAGCAGATGGCGTGGTTTATGACGGAATTGGAACGTATAAACAAATAAACGAGTCGGGCGAACGGCACGATGAAGGATTTGCGAATAGAAATCGACGATAAATCGGGCTTCTGCTTCGGCGTGGTCCG contains these protein-coding regions:
- a CDS encoding family 20 glycosylhydrolase; its protein translation is MKFSFHLLLACIALTACGESGKTTADYRIVPCPGEIAPGDGGDFELDARTRIVCTGDNDGMRANAEFLAGYVESVVGSAPEITGPDGLCDDGRAVILRADAPGKGGEAYEIEVSENRITVSGESDAGVFYGIQTLRKAMGAAKAAKVLFPAVRIADEPYLGYRGVMLDVGRTFYPVEEVKRIIDLAALHNLNVFHWHLTDDQGWRIEIDAYPRLTETGAFRRDTTLAGEPGTFGGYYTKRQIRDIVEYAARRYIEVVPEIDMPGHMTAALASYPELGCTGGPYVITSQPGVRRDILCAGNPAVFDFVEKVLEEVIGLFPSKYIHIGGDESPRTRWRECPECQSLIRRAGLKADTRHSAEDKLQGYFNTRIEEFLARHGRRLIGWDEIVDGGMSPDATVMSWRGTAGGIRAADEGFDVIMSPNSSLYFDYYQSANIDTEPPTIGGYIPLKKVYDTEPVPEELTPEQARHIIGVQANVWTTYMRTDTILEHMLLPRLAALAERAWSDREKDFTDFMERLDRLVGFYDRDGYSHFPYFYDITGAFTADYGRKAVGMTLSSLPGADIRYTLDGSEPTEESPLCTDTVWIGSPTAVRAVAVLPDGRRSEPFREEVTFNKATMKPIRLLTAPHPKYAAAALNDGLRGKRVFTYGNWAGWQDDDMEAVIDLGRQEEIAQVAFNALLDYGSHIMDAAGAKVWVSDDGETFREVYGEHYPEIPYGAVKRILRHEANFSPALRARYVKLRVMRSKQLPEAYFDRNLRPFLFIDEIYVY
- a CDS encoding DUF3467 domain-containing protein, with the translated sequence MAEMKQFGIDLELDDTIAQGNYSNLAIISHSTSEFIIDFAAVLPGVQKARVKSRIILTPEHAKRLLRSLQENIVRYESNVGKIEIPTPSPASETGPKMGEA
- the cmk gene encoding (d)CMP kinase, whose amino-acid sequence is MSDTKHKIIIAVDGFSSCGKSTFAKAIARRLGYIFIDTGAMYRAVTLYALEHGAIRSGIVDEDAVVGLLDQITITFRFNPERGASDIYVNGDLAEGKIRTIEVSNCVSQVSAIPAVRRKLVAMQQEMGRRRGVVMDGRDIGTVVFPDAELKIFMTADPKVRACRRYDELRAKGDDVSLEEIERNVRERDKADMSRAISPLRQADDAVVLDNSCMTVEQQMAWFMTELERINK
- a CDS encoding BT_3987 domain-containing protein, with amino-acid sequence MKIKAFYLSAVAAIVTGLVSCDNAELKYDDVTGPGRLFLNEAVGTAKSVSFVIPDDGSVYTVTPRISKPLGRDLKLTVYVDEKALDEYNKQNNTSYTLLPNTNYEFESSAVIPAGKVVSNPVTITLHPLTTEQNKTGFVHALPIAVKAEGDAMQVLEGADAFVLAATPVPYSNVVEITGNSYLQTRFAEDYKLSSWTFETLFNPSQIYTGNTTTWLASAIGYYEQGGTKIIQDGFMLRLGDSGGGTKNSLINGMVSRSGKQISSIPLQSNIWHHIAIVCDEGDITLYVNGNVGYTAKSGYAATQFYALNGIRFGNESASGNLGSLRYRYCQVRFWSVARSVEELNNNRYAVPADTPGLLGYWKLNEYTEGKAMVPGSTVKCIEEDTPMTETETYLFKDATGKQPDALIHRASANTPYIFTPDKRIEVGYTWDGVLAQ
- a CDS encoding LysE family translocator, which gives rise to MGFEFLDVMFRGICVGVAASITVGPVAVLCIQRTLSKSRRSGIVSGLGVACADTFMAMAALFFYSMLQTQIEQYNTLLRVIGGIFVVIVGVYIFAQNPVPQIRRNRAGKTSLWQDFASIFGLTIANFIMVIPYILAFFAVFKISGGDISHEGVGGFIRAAFTIAGFFGGAAAWWTMLAFVINLFRRRFRPRHMLTINHVAGLIIGILGIYTILSTFLDIFPNVGY
- a CDS encoding sulfatase family protein, producing MKYLPILPAAAAAAGIVSCGTEPKQPDYVNFILINLDDAGNGDFSFSGALGYKTPNIDRLALEGMRYTNFYAAQPISGASRAGLLTGCYPNRIGFAHAPNPGCPYGISDEEETIAEVLKKRDYATAIFGKWHLGDAKKFLPLQHGFDEWYGLPYSNDMWPYHPKWKFPDLPTYEGNEILGYNLDQTTLTTDYTERSVKFIRENRERPFFLYLAHSMPHVPLAVSDKFKGKSEQGLYGDVMMELDWSVGEVLRTLEELGLERNTLVIFTSDNGPWIAYGNHAGSTGGLREAKATTFNGGLRVPLIARWKGTIPAGTVCERLASNIDLLPTFAQIAQAPLPAHKIDGVSMLPLLEDPDAAPVRDALCLYYQDNSLEAVTDGTYKLIFPHDYLAYGTPGDDGMPGEMIPRRVEEKELYDMRRDPGERCNVLSQHPEIAEKLEAVAERYRAELGDDLTGCEGTGRRKPGYR
- a CDS encoding glycoside hydrolase family 18 is translated as MKKILLMCLSLLLFASALVSCEDWTEPESKVFLKGDGHDDAYYAALRKWKAETDYDMAWGWFGGWGANATNLKNSLRGLPDSLYLAAIWGRWRPSVLTDAMKADMEYVQRVKGTKVVCTTITGWVGVDVIGGDYQNNPQKEEYFGWKPEWDTPSGWRAADGTDERAAQEASIRKYARMLADSVYTGGYSGIDLDYEPNVGGAGCKRELSNRDNFYIFVDELGKYLGPKSGTDKLLVIDGEINAVEGRCMPYFDYFIWQAYSTSSDSGLNTYISTVIRNGSGYMEPEELIRKLYTTVNFEQYAAEGGGSYTGGINRLLGQALWKPTWEGKTYRKGGFGSYHIEYEYYLSGKSGFYPWTRQAINAVHRSENEEEVPNE